The following coding sequences lie in one Spinacia oleracea cultivar Varoflay chromosome 1, BTI_SOV_V1, whole genome shotgun sequence genomic window:
- the LOC110784474 gene encoding WRKY transcription factor 72A-like isoform X2: MMNSCFLPTSKRSKMEAELSGSSICNNDQDQLLKSAKAKMGEVKEENQKLKRLLSQILKEYQSLEKQITSMGQPKQSTTETNSSSNNEDDYGVKDQDQPEMVSLTLGSWNNPCNKKQNYDKKQESDDSLNKTRKVETGGLELGLDYRNPRVSTTDSIKYSSLENSNKVLKEDENVDTWTSTQDLKVKENTNSREVDDQEILHQPQVKKTRVCIRSRCDSPTIHDGCHWRKYGQKIAKGNPCPRAYYRCTVSPNCPVRKQVQRCPHDMSILITTYEGTHNHPLPLSATAMASATSAAASMIKSSTLTSQTPTLTRPGLTTSSLGLHSSNFMTTFNNNPSLISASCHNSHPTVTLDLTVPNSGFSSFDWLSSSSSYSSATSSRNSSFLNFSSSAASSSLPSLDFSTSSLPTSSSWASGYLLPYTNHHNNNTRTNNIYQNPSNNNNNVQQQQQQQSLNETIAAVATKAIASNPNFQSVLAAAISSYVGNKANNDQKMTSFPSSGALQSAESSRSLALFPTSLPALSTSKNNASVAADARDNVG; encoded by the exons ATGATGAATAG TTGCTTTCTACCTACTAGTAAAAGATCAAAAATGGAGGCCGAGCTTAGTGGTTCTTCCATTTGCAACAATGATCAA GATCAGCTTTTGAAATCAGCCAAAGCAAAGATGGGAGAAGTAAAAGAAGAAAACCAAAAGTTAAAGAGATTATTATCACAAATCCTAAAGGAATATCAGTCTCTAGAGAAGCAAATTACGTCCATGGGTCAACCtaaacaatcaacaacagaaacaaATTCGTCGAGCAACAACGAGGACGATTACGGCGTAAAAGACCAAGATCAACCTGAGATGGTTTCTCTAACTCTTGGTAGTTGGAATAACCCTTGTAATAAGAAACAAAATTATGACAAGAAACAAGAAAGTGATGATAGTttgaataaaacaagaaaagttgaAACTGGTGGGTTAGAGCTAGGTCTAGATTATCGTAACCCTAGGGTTAGTACGACTGATTCGATCAAGTATTCAAGCTTGGAGAATTCAAACAAAGTGTTAAAGGAAGATGAAAACGTCGATACATGGACTTCTACTCAAGATCTTAAGGTGAAAGAGAACACGAATTCTCGAGAAGTGGATGATCAAGAGATTTTGCATCAACCACAAGTGAAGAAGACTAGGGTTTGCATTCGATCTAGATGTGACTCTCCTACG ATTCATGATGGATGCCACTGGAGGAAGTATGGGCAGAAAATCGCGAAAGGAAATCCTTGTCCTAGAGCTTACTATCGATGCACGGTGTCTCCGAATTGCCCTGTCCGAAAACAG GTACAAAGATGTCCTCATGACATGTCCATCTTGATCACAACCTATGAAGGAACTCACAACCACCCACTCCCTCTCTCCGCCACCGCCATGGCTTCAGCCACCTCGGCCGCAGCCTCCATGATCAAGTCCAGTACCTTAACCTCCCAAACTCCAACCCTAACAAGGCCCGGACTAACCACTTCATCTCTTGGACTCCATTCCTCAAATTTCATGACAACCTTCAACAACAACCCATCATTAATCTCAGCTTCTTGTCACAACTCACACCCTACCGTTACCTTAGACCTCACGGTCCCGAATTCCGGGTTCTCCTCCTTCGACTGGTtatcctcatcatcatcatactCTTCTGCTACTTCATCAAGAAATTCAAGTTTTCTAAACTTTTCTTCATCAGCCGCTTCTTCATCATTACCTTCTCTAGACTTCTCTACTAGTTCATTACCAACTAGTAGTAGTTGGGCTAGTGGGTATTTGTTACCCTACACTAATCATCATAATAATAACACAAGGACTAATAATATTTaccaaaaccctagcaataataacaataatgttcaacaacaacaacaacaacagtcgTTGAATGAAACAATAGCTGCCGTGGCGACTAAGGCAATTGcatcaaaccctaattttcagTCAGTGTTGGCAGCTGCAATATCGTCATATGTTGGAAATAAGGCTAACAATGACCAGAAAATGACGTCATTCCCTTCGAGTGGTGCACTGCAATCAGCAGAAAGTAGTCGGAGCTTGGCGTTGTTCCCTACTTCATTACCGGCCTTATCGACGTCGAAGAACAATGCTTCTGTAGCTGCTGATGCAAGGGATAATGTTGGGTAA
- the LOC110784474 gene encoding WRKY transcription factor 72A-like isoform X1 codes for MKLIIQDNVLQPFLKSSCFLPTSKRSKMEAELSGSSICNNDQDQLLKSAKAKMGEVKEENQKLKRLLSQILKEYQSLEKQITSMGQPKQSTTETNSSSNNEDDYGVKDQDQPEMVSLTLGSWNNPCNKKQNYDKKQESDDSLNKTRKVETGGLELGLDYRNPRVSTTDSIKYSSLENSNKVLKEDENVDTWTSTQDLKVKENTNSREVDDQEILHQPQVKKTRVCIRSRCDSPTIHDGCHWRKYGQKIAKGNPCPRAYYRCTVSPNCPVRKQVQRCPHDMSILITTYEGTHNHPLPLSATAMASATSAAASMIKSSTLTSQTPTLTRPGLTTSSLGLHSSNFMTTFNNNPSLISASCHNSHPTVTLDLTVPNSGFSSFDWLSSSSSYSSATSSRNSSFLNFSSSAASSSLPSLDFSTSSLPTSSSWASGYLLPYTNHHNNNTRTNNIYQNPSNNNNNVQQQQQQQSLNETIAAVATKAIASNPNFQSVLAAAISSYVGNKANNDQKMTSFPSSGALQSAESSRSLALFPTSLPALSTSKNNASVAADARDNVG; via the exons ATGAAGCTAATTATCCAAGACAACGTACTTCAACCATTCCTAAAATCAAG TTGCTTTCTACCTACTAGTAAAAGATCAAAAATGGAGGCCGAGCTTAGTGGTTCTTCCATTTGCAACAATGATCAA GATCAGCTTTTGAAATCAGCCAAAGCAAAGATGGGAGAAGTAAAAGAAGAAAACCAAAAGTTAAAGAGATTATTATCACAAATCCTAAAGGAATATCAGTCTCTAGAGAAGCAAATTACGTCCATGGGTCAACCtaaacaatcaacaacagaaacaaATTCGTCGAGCAACAACGAGGACGATTACGGCGTAAAAGACCAAGATCAACCTGAGATGGTTTCTCTAACTCTTGGTAGTTGGAATAACCCTTGTAATAAGAAACAAAATTATGACAAGAAACAAGAAAGTGATGATAGTttgaataaaacaagaaaagttgaAACTGGTGGGTTAGAGCTAGGTCTAGATTATCGTAACCCTAGGGTTAGTACGACTGATTCGATCAAGTATTCAAGCTTGGAGAATTCAAACAAAGTGTTAAAGGAAGATGAAAACGTCGATACATGGACTTCTACTCAAGATCTTAAGGTGAAAGAGAACACGAATTCTCGAGAAGTGGATGATCAAGAGATTTTGCATCAACCACAAGTGAAGAAGACTAGGGTTTGCATTCGATCTAGATGTGACTCTCCTACG ATTCATGATGGATGCCACTGGAGGAAGTATGGGCAGAAAATCGCGAAAGGAAATCCTTGTCCTAGAGCTTACTATCGATGCACGGTGTCTCCGAATTGCCCTGTCCGAAAACAG GTACAAAGATGTCCTCATGACATGTCCATCTTGATCACAACCTATGAAGGAACTCACAACCACCCACTCCCTCTCTCCGCCACCGCCATGGCTTCAGCCACCTCGGCCGCAGCCTCCATGATCAAGTCCAGTACCTTAACCTCCCAAACTCCAACCCTAACAAGGCCCGGACTAACCACTTCATCTCTTGGACTCCATTCCTCAAATTTCATGACAACCTTCAACAACAACCCATCATTAATCTCAGCTTCTTGTCACAACTCACACCCTACCGTTACCTTAGACCTCACGGTCCCGAATTCCGGGTTCTCCTCCTTCGACTGGTtatcctcatcatcatcatactCTTCTGCTACTTCATCAAGAAATTCAAGTTTTCTAAACTTTTCTTCATCAGCCGCTTCTTCATCATTACCTTCTCTAGACTTCTCTACTAGTTCATTACCAACTAGTAGTAGTTGGGCTAGTGGGTATTTGTTACCCTACACTAATCATCATAATAATAACACAAGGACTAATAATATTTaccaaaaccctagcaataataacaataatgttcaacaacaacaacaacaacagtcgTTGAATGAAACAATAGCTGCCGTGGCGACTAAGGCAATTGcatcaaaccctaattttcagTCAGTGTTGGCAGCTGCAATATCGTCATATGTTGGAAATAAGGCTAACAATGACCAGAAAATGACGTCATTCCCTTCGAGTGGTGCACTGCAATCAGCAGAAAGTAGTCGGAGCTTGGCGTTGTTCCCTACTTCATTACCGGCCTTATCGACGTCGAAGAACAATGCTTCTGTAGCTGCTGATGCAAGGGATAATGTTGGGTAA
- the LOC110784475 gene encoding single-stranded DNA-binding protein WHY1, chloroplastic, which produces MVQQLLSSPSNFTIGTQLQGPTSLSSHSSISTKASHFKLSKNWVSHVSSSKLSLSVKCRQSSEYFDKSPPRFSPSYSANPPTPAPGGAPRVFVGHSIYKGKAALTVEPKAPEFLPLDSGAFKVSREGYVLLQFAPAAGVRQYDWSRKQVFSLSVTEIGSLVSLGARDSCEFFHDPNKGKSDEGKVRKVLKVEPLPDGTGYFFNLSVQNKLLNLDENVYIPISKAEFAVIVSAFNFVLPYLLGWHVFADSIKPENSNRANNSNTKTVDYEWNR; this is translated from the exons ATGGTGCAACAACTCCTATCTTCTCCTTCAAACTTCACCATTGGAACCCAACTCCAAGGACCaacttctctctcttcccataGTTCCATTAGCACTAAAGCTAGCCATTTTAAGCTAAGCAAAAACTGGGTATCCCATGTTTCTTCTTCAAAGCTCTCGCTTTCTGTAAAATGTCGACAATCTTCAGAATACTTTGACAAATCCCCTCCTAGATTCTCTCCCTCTTACTCTGCAAACCCCCCAACTCCTGCTCCAG GTGGTGCACCTAGGGTTTTTGTGGGTCATTCCATATACAAAGGGAAAGCTGCTCTTACCGTGGAGCCAAAAGCGCCGGAGTTTTTGCCATTGGAT TCAGGTGCATTTAAAGTTTCAAGGGAAGGTTATGTACTGCTTCAATTTGCTCCCGCCGCTGGTGTTCGTCAATATGATTGGAGCAGAAAGCAG GTGTTTTCTCTTTCGGTGACTGAAATTGGAAGTCTGGTGAGCCTTGGTGCAAGAGATTCATGTGAATTTTTTCATGatccaaacaaaggaaaaag TGATGAAGGCAAAGTAAGGAAGGTGTTAAAAGTAGAACCGCTTCCAGATGGCACTGGTTACTTCTTCAATCTAA GTGTTCAAAACAAGCTTCTAAACTTGGATGAGAACGTCTATATACCCATCTCTAAGGCAGAGTTTGCAGTTATTGTATCGGCATTCAAC TTTGTCTTGCCATACCTTTTAGGTTGGCATGTCTTTGCTGATTCCATAAAACCCGAAAACAGCAACCGTGCCAACAACTCAAACACAAAAACAGTGGACTATGAGTGGAATAGATAA
- the LOC110784476 gene encoding uncharacterized protein isoform X1 codes for MWSICSTLQLILVIPPWRHNTKLLFHHSKSTKFNYFPQHCHIIKCNFSRDDSPSPIPNQNQLGYDPSEELYGLDVDMPPRGKSDALETRSWFGPNGQYIKELPCPSCRGRGYTPCAECGIERSRQDCSLCSGKGLMTCEQCLGERVIWEELIDEIPWEKARSISLLKVKEDDDVDNLELNLDSRKKSKRVYRSTPPEVGLKISRSLKSLNAKTGLFSNRMKIIHRDPALHAQRVAAIKKAKGKPEARKHTSDTLKIFFSDPENRRKRSLSMKGVRFFCKNCGKEGHRSYYCPEHRENTERKFKCGLCGEKGHNRRTCQKPKTSKPKQRILMEYHCRLCGKVGHNRRTCSLKTELQQSDSATHENEGSLKVSTVYAQKHQHQCSVCGKSGHNRRTCSLKTELQQSDSAIHENEGSLRVSTVYAQKHHHHRCSICGKSGHNCRTCSLKTESATFENKGTLILKDDLKGNVHHRCSVCGKSGHNCRTCSLKTESATFANKGTLILKDDLKGNVHHRCSVCRKSGHNKRTCSAHSIEEFDSVEELDMISGVSQKTRREYHCKICGVLGHNRRTCADRGVVNNV; via the exons ATGTGGTCAATCTGCTCAACCCTTCAACTAATTCTGGTAATTCCGCCATGGAGGCACAACaccaagcttctttttcatcacTCTAAATCAACCAAATTCAACTATTTTCCTCAACATTGTCACATCATCAAATGTAATTTCTCCAGGGATGACTCTCCTTCTCCTATCCCAAACCAAAACCAG TTGGGATATGATCCTTCAGAGGAGCTATATGGTCTTGATGTTGATATGCCACCAAG GGGAAAATCAGATGCACTGGAAACTAGATCTTGGTTTGGGCCCAATGGACAGTATATTAAAGAACTTCCGTGCCCAAGTTGCCGAGGAAGGGGATATACTCCATGCGCAGAGTGTGGAATAGAGCGGTCTAGACAAGACTGTTCGCTTTGCAGTGGGAAG GGACTAATGACTTGTGAACAATGTTTGGGAGAACGTGTTATCTGGGAAGAGTTGATTGATGAAATCCCGTGGGAAAAAGCACGTTCCAT CTCTCTACTCAAAGTCAAAGAAGATGATGATGTTGATAATTTGGAGCTAAATCTGGATTCAAGGAAGAAATCAAAGCGAGTTTACCGATCTACCCCTCCAGAAGTTGGGCTGAAAATCAGCCGCTCCTTGAAA AGTCTCAATGCAAAAACAGGACTGTTCAGCAACAGGATGAAGATCATCCATCGTGATCCGGCTCTTCATGCTCAAAGAGTAGCCGCTATTAAG AAAGCTAAAGGAAAACCCGAGGCAAGGAAACATACTTCTGACACTCTGAAAATCTTCTTTAGTGATCCTGAGAATCGCAGGAAGAGAAGCCTTTCTATGAAAG GGGTTAGGTTCTTCTGCAAGAACTGTGGAAAAGAAGGGCACAGGAGTTATTACTGTCCTGAACATAGAGAAAACACTGAAAGGAAATTCAAATGTGGGTTGTGTGGAGAGAAGGGCCATAATAGAAGAACTTGTCAAAAGCCAAAAACAAGTAAACCAAAACAAAGAATTCTAATGGAGTACCATTGCCGTTTATGTGGAAAAGTTGGTCATAATCGCAGGACTTGTTCTCTGAAGACTGAACTACAACAGTCAGACAGTGCCACCCATGAAAATGAAGGTTCTCTCAAGGTTTCAACGGTATATGCTCAAAAGCATCAACATCAATGCAGTGTATGTGGGAAAAGTGGTCACAATCGCAGGACTTGTTCTTTGAAGACTGAACTACAACAGTCAGACAGTGCCATCCATGAAAATGAAGGTTCTCTCAGGGTTTCAACGGTATATGCTCAAAAGCATCATCATCATCGATGCAGTATATGCGGGAAAAGTGGTCACAATTGCAGGACATGTTCTCTGAAGACTGAAAGTGCCACTTTTGAAAATAAAGGCACTCTCATTCTCAAGGACGACTTGAAGGGAAACGTTCATCATCGATGCAGTGTATGTGGGAAAAGTGGTCACAATTGCAGGACTTGTTCTCTGAAGACTGAAAGTGCCACTTTTGCAAACAAAGGCACTCTCATTCTCAAGGACGACTTGAAGGGAAACGTTCATCATCGATGCAGTGTATGTAGAAAGAGTGGTCATAATAAGAGGACATGTTCTGCACACTCAATTGAAGAATTCGACTCAGTAGAAGAATTGGACATGATTTCTGGAGTTAGCCAAAAAACAAGACGGGAATATCACTGCAAGATTTGTGGAGTGCTTGGCCATAATCGGAGGACATGTGCTGACAGGGGAGTAGTAAACAATGTATGA
- the LOC110784476 gene encoding uncharacterized protein isoform X2 has protein sequence MWSICSTLQLILLGYDPSEELYGLDVDMPPRGKSDALETRSWFGPNGQYIKELPCPSCRGRGYTPCAECGIERSRQDCSLCSGKGLMTCEQCLGERVIWEELIDEIPWEKARSISLLKVKEDDDVDNLELNLDSRKKSKRVYRSTPPEVGLKISRSLKSLNAKTGLFSNRMKIIHRDPALHAQRVAAIKKAKGKPEARKHTSDTLKIFFSDPENRRKRSLSMKGVRFFCKNCGKEGHRSYYCPEHRENTERKFKCGLCGEKGHNRRTCQKPKTSKPKQRILMEYHCRLCGKVGHNRRTCSLKTELQQSDSATHENEGSLKVSTVYAQKHQHQCSVCGKSGHNRRTCSLKTELQQSDSAIHENEGSLRVSTVYAQKHHHHRCSICGKSGHNCRTCSLKTESATFENKGTLILKDDLKGNVHHRCSVCGKSGHNCRTCSLKTESATFANKGTLILKDDLKGNVHHRCSVCRKSGHNKRTCSAHSIEEFDSVEELDMISGVSQKTRREYHCKICGVLGHNRRTCADRGVVNNV, from the exons ATGTGGTCAATCTGCTCAACCCTTCAACTAATTCTG TTGGGATATGATCCTTCAGAGGAGCTATATGGTCTTGATGTTGATATGCCACCAAG GGGAAAATCAGATGCACTGGAAACTAGATCTTGGTTTGGGCCCAATGGACAGTATATTAAAGAACTTCCGTGCCCAAGTTGCCGAGGAAGGGGATATACTCCATGCGCAGAGTGTGGAATAGAGCGGTCTAGACAAGACTGTTCGCTTTGCAGTGGGAAG GGACTAATGACTTGTGAACAATGTTTGGGAGAACGTGTTATCTGGGAAGAGTTGATTGATGAAATCCCGTGGGAAAAAGCACGTTCCAT CTCTCTACTCAAAGTCAAAGAAGATGATGATGTTGATAATTTGGAGCTAAATCTGGATTCAAGGAAGAAATCAAAGCGAGTTTACCGATCTACCCCTCCAGAAGTTGGGCTGAAAATCAGCCGCTCCTTGAAA AGTCTCAATGCAAAAACAGGACTGTTCAGCAACAGGATGAAGATCATCCATCGTGATCCGGCTCTTCATGCTCAAAGAGTAGCCGCTATTAAG AAAGCTAAAGGAAAACCCGAGGCAAGGAAACATACTTCTGACACTCTGAAAATCTTCTTTAGTGATCCTGAGAATCGCAGGAAGAGAAGCCTTTCTATGAAAG GGGTTAGGTTCTTCTGCAAGAACTGTGGAAAAGAAGGGCACAGGAGTTATTACTGTCCTGAACATAGAGAAAACACTGAAAGGAAATTCAAATGTGGGTTGTGTGGAGAGAAGGGCCATAATAGAAGAACTTGTCAAAAGCCAAAAACAAGTAAACCAAAACAAAGAATTCTAATGGAGTACCATTGCCGTTTATGTGGAAAAGTTGGTCATAATCGCAGGACTTGTTCTCTGAAGACTGAACTACAACAGTCAGACAGTGCCACCCATGAAAATGAAGGTTCTCTCAAGGTTTCAACGGTATATGCTCAAAAGCATCAACATCAATGCAGTGTATGTGGGAAAAGTGGTCACAATCGCAGGACTTGTTCTTTGAAGACTGAACTACAACAGTCAGACAGTGCCATCCATGAAAATGAAGGTTCTCTCAGGGTTTCAACGGTATATGCTCAAAAGCATCATCATCATCGATGCAGTATATGCGGGAAAAGTGGTCACAATTGCAGGACATGTTCTCTGAAGACTGAAAGTGCCACTTTTGAAAATAAAGGCACTCTCATTCTCAAGGACGACTTGAAGGGAAACGTTCATCATCGATGCAGTGTATGTGGGAAAAGTGGTCACAATTGCAGGACTTGTTCTCTGAAGACTGAAAGTGCCACTTTTGCAAACAAAGGCACTCTCATTCTCAAGGACGACTTGAAGGGAAACGTTCATCATCGATGCAGTGTATGTAGAAAGAGTGGTCATAATAAGAGGACATGTTCTGCACACTCAATTGAAGAATTCGACTCAGTAGAAGAATTGGACATGATTTCTGGAGTTAGCCAAAAAACAAGACGGGAATATCACTGCAAGATTTGTGGAGTGCTTGGCCATAATCGGAGGACATGTGCTGACAGGGGAGTAGTAAACAATGTATGA